The following proteins are co-located in the Synechococcus sp. PROS-U-1 genome:
- the smpB gene encoding SsrA-binding protein SmpB: protein MAKGGAKKAAAAAARAAANRMLADNRQARHQYEILETLETGIELVGTEVKSIRNGKANLRDGFCLIRNGELQLHNVHISPHTHAGSYFNHDPLRTRKLLAHRREIDKFRGLVDQKGLTLIPLSLQLKGSWIKLTIGLGKGRKLHDKRAAEKEKQSKKEVKAAIARY from the coding sequence ATGGCCAAGGGAGGAGCGAAAAAAGCAGCCGCAGCCGCCGCACGGGCCGCAGCCAACCGAATGCTGGCGGACAACCGTCAGGCCCGGCATCAATACGAGATCCTCGAAACCCTGGAAACCGGCATCGAGCTGGTGGGAACCGAGGTGAAGTCGATCCGTAACGGCAAAGCCAACCTGCGCGATGGCTTCTGCCTGATCCGCAATGGAGAACTGCAGCTGCACAACGTGCACATTTCACCCCACACCCACGCCGGTAGCTACTTCAACCACGACCCTCTGCGCACCCGCAAACTGCTGGCCCATCGCCGCGAGATCGACAAGTTTCGCGGTCTAGTTGATCAGAAAGGGCTCACGCTGATCCCGCTGAGCCTCCAGCTCAAGGGTTCGTGGATCAAGCTCACCATCGGGCTGGGCAAAGGCCGAAAGCTGCACGACAAGCGAGCTGCTGAAAAGGAGAAGCAATCCAAGAAAGAGGTGAAGGCGGCGATAGCTCGCTACTGA
- the ruvB gene encoding Holliday junction branch migration DNA helicase RuvB translates to MAIVSSSSGRKPPRRPEALVDPQPAPEEGVSRPEDKLRPQRLDDYIGQSELKQVLGIAVQAALGRGDALDHVLLYGPPGLGKTTMAMVLAEEMGVHCKVTSAPALERPRDIVGLLVNLQPRDLLFIDEIHRLSRVAEELLYPAMEDRRLDLTVGKGSTARTRSLDLPPFTLVGATTRAGSLSSPLRDRFGLIQRLEFYGQADLEAIVSRTAGLIGVTLTPEACRSIAASCRGTPRIANRLLRRVRDVASVRGTGTGPIDQSLVGEALSLHRVDHRGLDASDRRLLQLLIEHHGGGPVGLETLAAALGDDPVTLETVVEPFLLQQGLLMRTPRGRMVTDAARTHLAEAA, encoded by the coding sequence ATGGCGATTGTCTCTTCTAGTTCCGGTCGCAAGCCACCACGCCGCCCTGAAGCGCTGGTGGATCCTCAGCCGGCCCCTGAAGAGGGGGTGAGTCGGCCGGAAGACAAGCTTCGGCCTCAGCGCCTTGACGACTACATCGGTCAGAGCGAGCTGAAGCAGGTTCTGGGCATTGCGGTGCAAGCGGCGCTCGGCCGCGGTGATGCCCTCGATCATGTGCTGCTCTACGGCCCGCCTGGGTTGGGCAAAACCACCATGGCCATGGTGTTGGCCGAAGAAATGGGGGTCCACTGCAAGGTCACCAGTGCGCCGGCCCTGGAACGACCTCGAGACATCGTTGGGCTGTTGGTCAATCTGCAGCCCCGCGATCTGCTGTTCATTGACGAGATTCACCGCCTCAGCAGGGTTGCGGAGGAGTTGCTTTATCCGGCGATGGAGGACCGTCGCCTCGATCTCACCGTTGGTAAAGGAAGCACGGCGCGCACTCGTTCCCTCGACTTGCCGCCATTCACCCTGGTGGGGGCCACCACCAGGGCCGGATCCCTGAGTTCACCGCTCCGGGATCGTTTTGGCCTAATTCAGCGGTTGGAGTTTTACGGGCAAGCGGATCTGGAGGCGATTGTGTCGCGAACTGCAGGGCTGATCGGGGTGACCCTCACGCCGGAGGCCTGCAGAAGCATTGCGGCGTCTTGCCGCGGCACGCCTCGGATCGCCAATCGGTTGCTGCGCCGGGTGAGGGATGTAGCCAGCGTCCGCGGTACTGGCACCGGTCCAATAGATCAGTCCCTGGTGGGGGAGGCCCTCAGCCTTCACCGGGTCGACCATCGTGGCCTTGATGCCAGTGATCGGCGATTGCTGCAGCTCCTAATCGAACACCATGGTGGTGGTCCGGTGGGCCTAGAAACTCTGGCGGCGGCCCTTGGCGATGACCCCGTCACCCTGGAGACCGTGGTGGAACCGTTTTTGTTGCAGCAGGGGTTGTTGATGCGCACCCCTCGCGGCCGGATGGTCACGGATGCGGCCCGAACCCATCTTGCGGAGGCGGCATGA
- a CDS encoding tetratricopeptide repeat protein, which produces MNRLLVLLLSLVLALPAQALDLQGLYEQALTASRQGDFVEALPLWDRFLEQAPEDAAALSNRGNVRLALGDAFGAIEDQSASIVLAPEESDPRLNRGTAEEALQDWSAAADDYLWILDRDPQDASALYNLANVRGSQGDWTEARALYGRASLARPGFAMARSSEALAAWQAGDLDWAEAELRKLIRRYPLFADARAALSGLLWRSGSSGEAESHWAAAAGLDQRYRQADWLQQVRRWPPQPTADLMAFLALEAS; this is translated from the coding sequence ATGAACAGGCTTCTGGTGCTGCTGTTGAGCCTGGTGCTGGCGCTGCCGGCGCAGGCTCTGGATCTTCAGGGGCTCTATGAGCAGGCGCTGACGGCCAGCCGCCAGGGGGATTTTGTGGAGGCGCTGCCTCTCTGGGATCGGTTCCTGGAGCAGGCCCCTGAGGATGCAGCCGCGCTGAGCAATCGCGGCAATGTTCGCCTTGCGCTTGGAGATGCGTTCGGGGCCATCGAAGACCAGAGTGCCTCGATCGTTCTGGCGCCGGAGGAAAGTGATCCGCGCTTGAACCGCGGCACGGCGGAGGAGGCGCTTCAAGACTGGTCCGCTGCAGCGGACGACTATCTCTGGATCCTGGATCGGGATCCGCAGGATGCCTCAGCCCTGTACAACTTGGCCAATGTGCGTGGGTCGCAAGGGGACTGGACTGAGGCCCGTGCGCTCTACGGCCGGGCCTCTCTCGCCCGCCCCGGCTTTGCGATGGCCCGTTCCAGCGAGGCCTTGGCGGCCTGGCAGGCGGGAGATCTCGATTGGGCGGAGGCGGAATTGCGCAAGCTGATTCGCCGCTACCCCTTGTTTGCTGATGCTCGGGCGGCCCTCAGTGGTCTGCTGTGGCGATCGGGATCCAGTGGTGAAGCCGAAAGCCACTGGGCCGCGGCGGCGGGTCTGGATCAGCGCTACCGACAGGCGGACTGGCTGCAGCAGGTGCGCCGTTGGCCCCCTCAGCCGACGGCGGATTTGATGGCATTCCTGGCCTTGGAGGCGTCTTGA
- a CDS encoding amidohydrolase, with amino-acid sequence MTQAQPLADRLSRELPELLELRRHLHAHPELSGEEHQTAALVAGELRQLGWRVREGVGRTGVLAELGPDQGPTVGLRVDMDALPVEERTGLSYASTRQGLMHACGHDLHTCTGLGVARLLAQEPKLGCRVRLLFQPAEELAQGAVWMRDAGAVEGLDALYGLHVVPNLPVGTVGIRRGCLTAAAGELEILVQGEGGHGARPHQSVDAVWLAARVITELQQTIARRLDALQPVVISFGKVEGGRAFNVIADQVRLLGTVRCLDLQQHAQLPAWIDETVQGICASGGGTAVVNYRCIAPPVHNDPHLTNLLERCAVDCLGRDKVLPVEQPSLGAEDFAELLRDVPGMMVRLGVAGPEGCAPLHNGAFALEEDALGVGIAVLTSTVLAWITENTSA; translated from the coding sequence ATGACCCAAGCGCAGCCTCTCGCTGATCGACTCAGTCGTGAGCTACCAGAGCTACTGGAGCTGCGCCGGCATTTGCATGCTCATCCCGAACTCAGCGGTGAAGAGCACCAGACAGCTGCCCTGGTGGCGGGCGAGTTACGTCAGCTGGGTTGGCGCGTTCGTGAGGGGGTCGGCCGCACAGGCGTCTTGGCGGAACTGGGGCCGGATCAGGGCCCAACGGTGGGGTTGCGGGTCGACATGGATGCTCTTCCTGTGGAGGAACGCACAGGCTTGTCCTATGCCTCCACCCGCCAGGGCCTGATGCATGCCTGTGGCCATGATCTGCACACCTGCACGGGCCTGGGGGTGGCGCGGTTGTTGGCCCAGGAGCCGAAGTTGGGCTGCCGGGTGCGGCTGCTGTTTCAACCCGCTGAAGAGTTGGCCCAGGGGGCGGTGTGGATGCGGGATGCGGGGGCGGTGGAGGGCCTCGATGCCTTGTATGGGCTGCATGTGGTGCCGAATCTGCCGGTGGGCACGGTGGGGATCCGGCGGGGCTGTCTCACGGCGGCGGCTGGTGAGCTGGAGATCCTGGTGCAGGGGGAGGGTGGCCATGGCGCTCGCCCCCATCAGTCGGTGGACGCTGTCTGGCTGGCGGCACGGGTGATCACGGAGCTGCAGCAGACGATTGCCCGCCGCCTGGATGCGTTGCAGCCGGTGGTGATCAGTTTCGGCAAGGTGGAGGGCGGTCGCGCCTTCAACGTGATTGCTGATCAAGTGCGTTTGCTGGGTACCGTGCGCTGTCTGGATCTGCAGCAGCACGCCCAGCTGCCGGCCTGGATCGACGAGACGGTGCAGGGAATCTGTGCCAGCGGCGGTGGCACGGCTGTGGTGAACTACCGCTGCATTGCCCCGCCGGTGCACAACGACCCGCATCTCACAAATCTGTTGGAGCGCTGTGCGGTGGATTGTTTGGGCCGCGACAAGGTGCTGCCGGTGGAGCAACCCTCCCTGGGCGCCGAAGATTTTGCTGAGTTGCTTCGGGATGTGCCGGGAATGATGGTGCGCCTGGGGGTGGCTGGGCCGGAGGGTTGTGCGCCCTTGCATAACGGGGCCTTTGCCTTGGAAGAAGATGCCCTCGGTGTTGGTATTGCGGTGCTGACGTCCACCGTGCTGGCTTGGATCACGGAGAACACCTCGGCATGA
- a CDS encoding DUF3188 domain-containing protein — MNQRRAVIWVSLGAPLLILLALLATQQRQGKDRVQVLPAMLVGSGLMISSALGRQRRRARLLADLQRARTPGSNP; from the coding sequence ATGAACCAACGTCGCGCGGTGATTTGGGTTTCCCTCGGGGCACCGTTGTTGATTCTGCTGGCCTTGTTGGCCACCCAGCAGCGGCAGGGCAAAGACCGGGTTCAGGTGTTGCCGGCGATGCTGGTGGGGTCGGGCCTGATGATCAGCAGCGCTCTCGGTCGGCAGCGTCGCCGCGCCAGGCTGTTGGCCGATCTTCAGCGGGCGCGCACCCCCGGCAGCAACCCATGA
- a CDS encoding HEAT repeat domain-containing protein, translating into MSETDPQKPDLDSVRQAIASGDPVKAMPAITQLRHCSDAEAVPLLVLGTEQKPFLVRSLSCSGLGYKRTEQGWAVLSALITADEDPNVRAEAANALASYGVERAWPLLRSAFEADAAWLVRCSILSALAEQPDIDLAWLLELATMAIADADAIVRVSGAEILSRIVREGGSDPIAVQARGLLQSLQQDSDHRVVAAVLNGLQAG; encoded by the coding sequence ATGAGTGAGACCGATCCACAGAAGCCTGATCTCGACTCCGTGCGCCAGGCCATTGCCAGTGGAGATCCTGTGAAGGCGATGCCGGCGATCACCCAGCTTCGTCATTGTTCTGATGCTGAGGCAGTGCCGTTGCTGGTGCTGGGCACGGAGCAGAAGCCCTTTCTGGTGCGCTCGTTGAGTTGCAGCGGACTGGGTTACAAGCGCACTGAGCAGGGTTGGGCTGTGCTGAGTGCATTGATCACGGCGGATGAGGACCCCAACGTTCGGGCCGAAGCCGCCAATGCCCTGGCCAGCTACGGGGTGGAGCGCGCCTGGCCCTTGCTGCGCTCGGCGTTTGAAGCTGATGCCGCCTGGTTGGTGCGCTGCAGCATTCTTTCCGCCTTGGCGGAACAGCCCGACATTGATCTGGCTTGGTTGCTTGAGTTGGCAACCATGGCCATCGCTGATGCTGACGCCATCGTGCGGGTGAGTGGGGCCGAGATTCTCAGTCGGATTGTCCGGGAGGGGGGCAGCGACCCCATCGCGGTGCAGGCCAGAGGCCTGTTGCAATCCCTGCAGCAGGACAGCGATCACCGGGTGGTGGCTGCGGTTCTCAATGGTTTGCAAGCTGGCTGA
- the thiC gene encoding phosphomethylpyrimidine synthase ThiC yields the protein MRASWVESRKGQANVSQMYYARQGVVTEEMAHVAKRENLPESLVMEEVARGRMIIPANINHANLEPMAIGIASKCKVNANIGASPNASDAAEEVKKLKLAVKYGADTVMDLSTGGVNLDEVRTAIIGASPVPIGTVPVYQALESVHGSIEKLDEDDFLHIIEKHCQQGVDYQTIHAGLLIEHLPKVKGRITGIVSRGGGILAQWMLYHHRQNPLYTRFDDICEIFKRYDCTFSLGDSLRPGCQHDASDAAQLAELHTLGELTRRAWKHDVQVMVEGPGHVPLDQIEFNVKKQMEECSEAPFYVLGPLVTDIAPGYDHITSAIGAAMAGWHGTAMLCYVTPKEHLGLPNAEDVREGLIAYKIAAHAADIARHRPGARDRDDELSRARYNFDWNKQFELSLDPERAKEYHDETLPADIYKQAEFCSMCGPKHCPMQTKITDEDLEGLAKVLETKAGAAELTPVKLDKAD from the coding sequence ATGCGCGCTTCCTGGGTTGAGTCCCGCAAGGGCCAGGCCAACGTCTCTCAGATGTACTACGCCCGCCAGGGTGTGGTGACCGAAGAAATGGCTCATGTGGCCAAGAGGGAGAACCTGCCTGAGTCGCTGGTGATGGAGGAGGTGGCCCGGGGGCGGATGATCATTCCAGCCAACATCAACCACGCGAATCTTGAGCCGATGGCGATCGGCATCGCCAGCAAGTGCAAGGTGAACGCCAACATCGGCGCATCACCCAATGCTTCGGACGCCGCTGAGGAGGTGAAGAAGCTCAAGTTGGCGGTGAAGTATGGCGCCGACACCGTGATGGATCTCTCCACCGGTGGCGTCAATCTCGATGAGGTGCGCACAGCGATCATCGGTGCCTCCCCAGTGCCGATCGGCACGGTGCCCGTTTATCAGGCGCTTGAGAGCGTGCATGGCTCGATCGAGAAGCTCGATGAGGATGATTTCCTCCACATCATTGAGAAGCATTGCCAGCAGGGCGTTGATTACCAGACCATCCACGCCGGTCTGTTGATCGAGCACCTGCCCAAGGTGAAGGGGCGCATCACCGGCATCGTCAGCCGCGGCGGAGGGATCCTGGCCCAGTGGATGCTTTACCACCACCGTCAGAACCCGCTATACACGCGCTTCGATGACATCTGCGAGATCTTCAAGCGCTACGACTGCACCTTCTCCCTGGGGGACTCGCTGCGTCCCGGTTGCCAGCACGATGCGTCGGATGCTGCTCAGTTGGCTGAATTGCACACTCTTGGTGAACTGACGCGTCGCGCCTGGAAGCATGACGTCCAGGTGATGGTGGAAGGCCCTGGTCACGTGCCCCTCGACCAGATCGAGTTCAACGTGAAGAAGCAGATGGAGGAGTGCAGCGAAGCGCCCTTCTATGTGCTTGGTCCCCTGGTCACCGACATCGCCCCTGGTTACGACCACATCACCTCCGCCATCGGCGCGGCGATGGCCGGTTGGCATGGCACAGCGATGCTCTGCTACGTGACCCCGAAGGAGCATCTCGGTCTGCCCAATGCTGAGGATGTCCGCGAAGGCCTGATCGCCTACAAGATCGCTGCCCATGCGGCCGACATCGCCCGTCACCGCCCGGGTGCTCGCGATCGTGACGACGAGCTCAGCCGGGCCCGTTACAACTTCGACTGGAACAAGCAGTTTGAGCTGTCCTTGGACCCTGAGCGGGCCAAGGAGTATCACGACGAAACCCTGCCGGCTGACATCTACAAGCAGGCTGAGTTCTGCTCGATGTGCGGACCGAAGCACTGCCCAATGCAGACGAAAATCACCGATGAGGACCTCGAAGGTCTGGCCAAGGTGCTTGAAACCAAAGCAGGCGCTGCAGAGCTCACCCCGGTCAAGCTCGACAAAGCTGATTGA
- the tkt gene encoding transketolase, with amino-acid sequence MVAAPASLDTLCINSIRMLAVDAINKSNSGHPGLPMGCAPMGYALWDKFLNHNPKNPKWFNRDRFVLSAGHGCMLLYALLHLTGYDSVTIDDIKQFRQWGSKTPGHPETFETPGVEVTTGPLGAGISNAVGLAIAESHLAAKFNKADSTVVDHYTYVVMGDGCNQEGVSSEAASLAGHLKLGKLIALYDDNNITIDGRTDVSFTEDVLKRYEAYGWHVQHVAEGNTDVDAIAKAIEAAKAVTDKPSIIKVTTTIGYGSPNKADTAGVHGAALGEEEAGLTRQQLGWDYAPFEIPQDAYDQFRKAIDRGASLEAEWNQTLATYRTKYPTEAAEFERMLRGELPEGWDKDLPTYSPEDGGLATRKHSQICLGALGPNLPELIGGSADLTHSNYTDIKGETGSYQASSPEKRYLHFGVREHAMAAILNGIAYHNSGLIPYGGTFLVFADYMRGSMRLSALSMLGVIYVLTHDSIGVGEDGPTHQPIETIPSLRAMPGMLVFRPGDGNETSGAYKVAIQNRNRPSSLCLSRQGMANQANSSIDKVALGGYVLEDCAGTPDLILIGTGTELDLCVQAAKQLTAEGKKVRVVSMPCVELFDEQTDAYKEEVLPNAVRKRMVVEAAESFGWHRFIGLDGDSVTMNRFGASAPGGTCLKEFGFTVENVVAKAKALLG; translated from the coding sequence ATGGTCGCTGCGCCCGCGTCACTCGACACGCTCTGCATCAACAGCATCCGGATGCTGGCTGTCGACGCCATCAACAAGTCCAACAGCGGCCACCCCGGCCTGCCAATGGGCTGCGCACCCATGGGTTATGCGCTCTGGGACAAGTTCCTCAATCACAACCCCAAGAACCCCAAGTGGTTCAACCGCGACCGCTTCGTGCTGTCGGCTGGCCACGGCTGCATGCTGCTCTACGCGCTGCTGCACCTCACCGGCTACGACTCGGTGACCATCGATGACATCAAGCAGTTCCGGCAGTGGGGCTCCAAGACCCCGGGGCACCCCGAAACGTTTGAGACCCCAGGTGTTGAGGTGACCACCGGCCCCCTGGGTGCCGGCATCTCCAACGCTGTGGGTCTGGCCATCGCTGAATCCCACCTGGCAGCCAAGTTCAACAAGGCTGACTCCACCGTGGTGGATCACTACACCTATGTGGTGATGGGTGACGGCTGTAACCAAGAAGGTGTCTCTTCAGAAGCTGCATCCCTGGCTGGCCACCTGAAGCTGGGCAAACTGATCGCCCTCTACGACGACAACAACATCACCATCGATGGCCGCACCGATGTGTCCTTCACCGAAGACGTGTTGAAGCGCTACGAGGCCTACGGCTGGCACGTTCAGCACGTGGCCGAGGGCAACACTGATGTGGATGCCATCGCCAAGGCGATCGAAGCCGCTAAGGCCGTGACCGACAAGCCGTCGATCATCAAGGTGACCACCACCATCGGCTACGGCTCCCCCAACAAGGCCGATACCGCCGGAGTGCATGGTGCTGCTCTGGGTGAAGAGGAGGCAGGTCTGACCCGTCAGCAGCTGGGTTGGGACTACGCACCCTTCGAAATCCCCCAGGATGCCTACGACCAGTTCCGCAAGGCCATCGACCGTGGCGCCAGCCTCGAGGCCGAGTGGAACCAGACCCTGGCCACCTACCGCACCAAATACCCCACCGAGGCCGCCGAGTTCGAGCGGATGCTGCGCGGTGAGCTGCCAGAGGGTTGGGACAAGGACCTGCCCACCTACAGCCCCGAAGACGGTGGCTTGGCCACCCGCAAACACTCCCAGATCTGCCTGGGTGCATTGGGTCCCAACCTGCCCGAACTCATTGGCGGCTCCGCTGACCTCACCCATTCCAACTACACGGACATCAAGGGTGAAACCGGCTCCTACCAGGCCAGCAGCCCGGAGAAGCGTTACCTCCACTTCGGTGTGCGCGAGCACGCCATGGCCGCCATCCTCAACGGCATCGCCTACCACAACAGTGGCTTGATCCCCTACGGCGGCACCTTCCTGGTGTTCGCCGACTACATGCGCGGCTCCATGCGCCTGTCTGCCCTGAGCATGCTGGGTGTGATCTACGTGCTCACCCACGACTCCATCGGCGTCGGCGAAGACGGCCCAACCCACCAGCCGATCGAAACCATCCCATCTCTCAGAGCAATGCCCGGGATGTTGGTGTTCCGTCCTGGCGATGGCAACGAGACCAGCGGTGCCTACAAGGTGGCCATCCAAAACCGCAATCGCCCCAGCTCCCTGTGCCTCAGCCGCCAAGGCATGGCCAACCAGGCGAACTCCTCCATCGACAAGGTCGCCCTCGGCGGCTACGTGCTCGAGGACTGCGCCGGCACTCCCGATCTGATTCTGATTGGCACAGGTACCGAGCTCGACCTCTGCGTCCAGGCCGCCAAGCAGCTCACCGCTGAAGGCAAGAAAGTGCGCGTGGTGTCCATGCCTTGCGTCGAGTTGTTCGACGAGCAGACCGATGCCTACAAGGAAGAAGTACTCCCCAACGCCGTGCGCAAGCGCATGGTGGTGGAAGCGGCAGAATCCTTCGGCTGGCACCGTTTCATTGGCCTGGATGGCGACAGCGTCACAATGAACCGCTTCGGTGCTTCCGCCCCCGGCGGCACCTGCCTAAAGGAATTCGGCTTCACCGTGGAGAACGTGGTCGCCAAGGCCAAAGCTCTGCTCGGCTGA
- the fabF gene encoding beta-ketoacyl-ACP synthase II, with protein sequence MVDGLHRVVITGLGAVTPIGNTVQDYWNGLTSGSNGVEAITLFDASEHACRFAAEVKDFDPTGFIEPKEAKRWDRFCKFGVVAAKQAVAHAGLEISEANADRIGTIIGSGVGGLLTMETQAHVLEGRGPGRVSPFTVPMMIPNMATGLAAIALGTKGPSSAVATACAAGSNAVGDAFRLLQLGKADAMVCGGAESAITPLGVAGFASAKALSFRNDDPATASRPFDKERDGFVIGEGAGVLVLETLEHAQARGATILAEVVGYGMTCDAHHITSPTPGGVGGAEAMRLALADGGIDPSEIDYVNAHGTSTPANDKNETSAIKSALGDRALHIPVSSTKSMTGHLLGGSGGIEAVACVLALQHGVVPPTINHTTPDPDCDLDVVPNQARDQTLGTVLSNSFGFGGHNVCLAFKRAS encoded by the coding sequence ATGGTGGATGGTCTCCATCGCGTCGTCATTACCGGCCTCGGCGCGGTCACACCGATCGGCAACACGGTTCAGGACTACTGGAACGGCCTTACCTCCGGCAGCAACGGAGTTGAGGCCATCACCCTGTTCGATGCATCCGAGCACGCCTGTCGCTTTGCGGCGGAGGTGAAGGATTTCGATCCGACAGGTTTCATCGAACCGAAGGAAGCCAAGCGCTGGGATCGGTTCTGCAAGTTCGGCGTGGTGGCAGCCAAACAGGCTGTGGCCCATGCAGGCCTTGAGATCAGCGAAGCGAATGCGGATCGGATCGGCACAATCATTGGCTCTGGCGTCGGCGGCCTGCTGACGATGGAAACGCAAGCTCACGTGCTTGAGGGTCGCGGCCCGGGACGGGTGAGCCCGTTCACGGTGCCAATGATGATCCCCAACATGGCCACAGGCTTGGCGGCCATTGCCTTAGGCACCAAGGGCCCCAGCTCAGCGGTGGCCACCGCTTGCGCCGCCGGCTCGAATGCCGTTGGCGATGCCTTCCGGTTGCTGCAGCTGGGCAAGGCAGATGCCATGGTCTGCGGTGGTGCCGAATCGGCGATCACACCCCTCGGGGTGGCCGGCTTCGCCAGCGCCAAGGCCCTGTCGTTTCGCAATGACGATCCGGCCACGGCCAGCCGTCCGTTCGACAAGGAGCGGGATGGCTTTGTGATCGGTGAAGGTGCAGGCGTTCTGGTGCTCGAAACCCTCGAGCACGCCCAAGCCCGTGGCGCCACGATCCTCGCTGAAGTGGTCGGTTACGGCATGACCTGCGACGCCCACCACATCACCTCACCCACACCGGGCGGCGTTGGTGGTGCGGAAGCCATGCGTCTCGCCCTGGCCGATGGCGGCATTGATCCTTCGGAGATCGACTACGTCAACGCCCACGGCACCAGCACTCCGGCGAACGACAAGAACGAGACCTCGGCGATCAAGAGCGCACTGGGCGACCGGGCGCTGCACATTCCCGTGAGCTCCACAAAATCGATGACCGGTCACCTGCTAGGTGGCTCCGGCGGCATTGAGGCCGTGGCCTGCGTGCTGGCGCTCCAACACGGCGTCGTGCCCCCCACGATCAACCACACCACCCCGGACCCCGACTGTGATCTGGATGTCGTGCCGAATCAGGCGCGGGATCAGACACTGGGAACCGTGTTGTCCAACTCCTTCGGCTTCGGCGGCCACAACGTCTGCCTGGCTTTCAAACGCGCCAGCTGA
- the acpP gene encoding acyl carrier protein, with protein sequence MSQEAILEKVRSIVAEQLSVDSGEVKPESNFQNDLGADSLDTVELVMALEEAFDIEIPDEAAEGITTVGDAVKYIEDKQA encoded by the coding sequence ATGTCCCAGGAAGCGATTCTCGAGAAGGTGCGTTCGATCGTTGCGGAGCAACTGAGTGTTGATTCCGGTGAAGTGAAGCCTGAATCCAACTTTCAGAACGATCTGGGTGCTGATTCTCTGGACACCGTGGAACTCGTGATGGCCCTCGAAGAGGCCTTCGACATCGAGATCCCCGACGAGGCCGCTGAAGGCATCACCACCGTCGGCGACGCCGTCAAGTACATCGAAGACAAGCAGGCCTGA
- the psaC gene encoding photosystem I iron-sulfur center protein PsaC produces the protein MSHAVKIYDTCIGCTQCVRACPLDVLEMVPWDGCKAGQIASSPRTEDCVGCKRCETACPTDFLSIRVYLGDETTRSMGLAY, from the coding sequence ATGTCCCACGCCGTCAAGATCTACGACACCTGCATCGGCTGCACCCAGTGCGTGCGTGCCTGCCCTCTCGACGTCCTTGAGATGGTGCCCTGGGACGGCTGTAAAGCCGGCCAGATTGCTTCCTCCCCACGCACTGAGGATTGTGTGGGTTGCAAGCGCTGTGAAACGGCCTGCCCCACCGACTTCCTCAGCATCCGCGTTTACTTGGGAGATGAGACCACCCGCTCCATGGGTCTGGCGTACTGA